From Arachis stenosperma cultivar V10309 chromosome 2, arast.V10309.gnm1.PFL2, whole genome shotgun sequence, one genomic window encodes:
- the LOC130960497 gene encoding uncharacterized protein LOC130960497, with protein MAPPSLSQCEKTEQLPPHHHHLQDLLNAARPFLRRELHSVDNNLPSLFDLLCSVGAGECWHKHGSFLDHLTDVHRILKLWKAPDSVCLCGLFHSAYSNSYVNLAIFDPSTGRDVVRGHVGDEAERLIHLFCIVPRQPLIHDDLLFRYSDEELVDHLRESEISLNNAKEKGIFNGEEHWRKKVQGIVPAEGVIVKHIRTGEDVRVSRRAVAIFLMLTMADFCDQWFGFQDTLFENDDGRLEFSGNNCEALWPGDGKPGLWFSSISRMGAVYNLIWREEEIFMLENKKSKTDYDFHFDRDEHIELVVPPVFDNCTKVVTAEDGIAARELYWDAVCGKKEGLERKEELLLGSIEKNPFASEPYVVLSQVYLTEGRFEEAEKAAETGLKLLLEWGCPWDKRTSWEGWVAWVRVLLLKAMEKSWPNTGFGILNLGLVK; from the coding sequence ATGGCTCCCCCCTCACTCTCTCAATGTGAAAAAACTGAACAACTGCCACCTCATCACCACCACCTCCAAGACCTCCTCAATGCCGCCCGCCCTTTCCTTCGCCGGGAGCTACACTCTGTTGACAACAACCTCCCGTCGTTGTTTGACCTACTCTGCTCCGTCGGCGCCGGCGAGTGCTGGCACAAGCATGGCAGCTTCCTCGACCACCTCACCGACGTCCACCGCATCCTCAAGCTCTGGAAGGCACCGGACTCCGTCTGCCTCTGCGGCCTCTTCCACTCAGCATACTCCAACTCCTACGTCAACCTCGCAATCTTCGACCCTTCCACCGGCCGCGACGTCGTTCGCGGCCACGTCGGCGACGAAGCCGAGCGCCTCATCCATCTCTTCTGCATCGTTCCAAGGCAGCCTCTCATCCACGACGACCTCCTCTTTCGTTACTCCGACGAAGAACTCGTCGACCACCTCCGCGAATCAGAGATCTCACTCAACAACGCCAAGGAGAAAGGAATCTTCAACGGAGAAGAACACTGGAGGAAGAAGGTGCAGGGAATCGTTCCGGCGGAGGGAGTTATCGTGAAGCATATCCGTACAGGGGAGGACGTTAGGGTTTCGAGGAGAGCGGTAGCGATTTTCCTGATGTTAACAATGGCGGACTTCTGCGACCAGTGGTTCGGTTTCCAGGACACGCTTTTCGAGAACGACGACGGCCGCCTCGAGTTTTCCGGGAACAATTGCGAGGCTCTATGGCCCGGAGACGGAAAGCCCGGGCTTTGGTTCAGCTCGATTTCGAGAATGGGCGCGGTTTATAACCTAATTTGGAGGGAGGAAGAAATTTTTATgttggaaaataaaaaaagtaaaactGATTATGATTTTCATTTTGATAGGGACGAGCACATTGAGCTGGTTGTGCCGCCGGTTTTCGATAACTGCACGAAGGTTGTGACGGCGGAGGATGGGATAGCGGCGAGGGAGTTGTACTGGGATGCCGTGTGCGGCAAGAAAGAGggtttggagaggaaggaggagTTATTGTTGGGGTCTATAGAGAAGAATCCGTTTGCTAGTGAGCCATACGTGGTGCTGAGTCAGGTGTACCTAACAGAGGGGAGGTTCGAGGAGGCGGAGAAGGCGGCGGAAACCGGGCTGAAATTGCTGCTGGAGTGGGGGTGCCCTTGGGATAAGAGGACTTCATGGGAAGGTTGGGTTGCTTGGGTTAGGGTCTTGCTTTTGAAGGCTATGGAGAAATCTTGGCCTAACACCGGCTTCGGTATTCTCAACTTGGGCCTTGTAAAGTAA
- the LOC130961330 gene encoding blue-light photoreceptor PHR2 produces the protein MDSNHQMPQPPHNTDQTNESQNQSIVLSEEHATQQQPPPPPPFAVASLSLSLSTILPTHFFLQPKTQTLFSPQQPNKLKVPTQASSLTHLSLSTPTPFSLSSNSINNKLSFKSTISHNPLQSPFPLLPHRPSDPSGAAALRRAAVVWFRNDLRVHDNETLNTAHNESLSILPVYCFDPSDYGKSSSGFDKTGPFRANFLIQSVSNLRKNLQERGSDLVVRVGKPETVLVELVKAVGADAVYMHKEVSHDEVKTEEKVEKVMKEENVEVKCFWGSTLYHVDDLPFGLEDMPSNYGGFRDKVKGLDIRKTIEALDQLKGLPKRGDVEPGDIPTLTDLGLNPAARMAQEGKAAANNSMVGGETEALQRLKKFAAECEAQPNKGIKDGAQDSIYGANFSCKISPWLAMGCLSPRTMFEELKKTASRTVAASSNRNDGGNGSSSNGTNWLMFELLWRDFFRFITKKYSTPKKQQEATPVTACTGALA, from the exons ATGGATTCCAACCACCAAATGCCACAACCACCACACAACACTGACCAAACTAATGAAAGCCAAAACCAAAGCATAGTTCTTTCCGAAGAACACGCCACTcaacaacaaccacctccaccaccaccatttGCAGTGGCTTCACtatccctctctctctccaccaTCCTCCCAACCCATTTCTTCCTCCAACCAAAGACCCAAACTTTGTTCTCTCCCCAACAACCCAATAAGCTCAAAGTCCCAACCCAAGCTTCTTCCCTCACCCACCTTTCTCTCTCTACACCAACCccattttctctctcctcaaaCTCCATTAACAACAAGCTTTCGTTCAAGTCAACAATCTCCCACAATCCACTTCAATCCCCTTTCCCTCTTCTCCCCCATCGCCCCTCTGACCCCTCAGGCGCAGCCGCACTCCGCCGCGCCGCCGTCGTGTGGTTCCGCAACGACCTACGCGTCCACGACAACGAAACCCTAAACACCGCACACAACGAATCACTCTCAATCTTACCTGTTTACTGCTTCGACCCTTCGGATTACGGCAAATCCTCTTCAGGGTTCGACAAGACTGGTCCTTTTCGCGCCAATTTCTTGATCCAATCGGTTTCGAACCTCAGGAAGAATCTTCAAGAACGTGGGTCGGATCTCGTTGTCAGGGTTGGGAAACCAGAAACGGTTTTAGTTGAGCTTGTTAAAGCCGTTGGTGCTGATGCTGTGTATATGCATAAAGAGGTTTCACATGATGAAGTTAAAACTGAGGAGAAGGTGGAGAAGGTTATGAAAGAGGAGAATGTTGAAGTGAAGTGCTTTTGGGGAAGCACATTGTACCATGTTGATGATTTGCCGTTTGGGTTGGAAGATATGCCTTCCAATTATGGAGGGTTTAGAGATAAGGTGAAAGGCTTGGATATTAGGAAGACTATTGAGGCTTTGGATCAGCTCAAAGGTCTGCCGAAGCGCGGCGATGTTGAGCCCGGCGATATTCCTACTTTGACTGACCTTGGCCTTAATCCAGCTGCTAGAATGGCTCAG GAGGGGAAAGCAGCTGCTAATAATTCTATGGTTGGAGGGGAAACTGAAGCCCTACAAAGGCTCAAAAAATTTGCAGCTGAGTGTGAAGCTCAACCAAACAAAGGGATTAAAGATGGTGCACAAGATAGTATTTATGGTGCCAACTTCTCCTGCAAAATTTCTCCATGGTTGGCAATGGGATGCCTCTCTCCTCGTACAATGTTTGAGGAGCTAAAGAAAACTGCCAGCAG AACCGTTGCTGCTTCATCAAATCGTAATGATGGTGGAAATGGCTCATCCAGCAATGGAACAAATTGGTTGATGTTTGAGTTGCTGTGGAGGGACTTCTTTAG GTTTATTACCAAGAAATATAGTACTCCAAAGAAACAGCAGGAAGCTACTCCAGTCACTGCTTGTACTGGTGCACTTGCTTAA
- the LOC130962134 gene encoding O-methyltransferase 1, chloroplastic, whose amino-acid sequence MAFLHVPAIVDCVNMNMNFHLMPLRCNSKRTFCVSAVNLNNDSINNNDPLFLSATTSAFLRSQETLRPDPLFVDQYASCLVPQNFHKEKVQDLNPYCLATKFIDDKLLHTVNLIDGVKQVVLLTDGMDTRPYRLRWPASTIIFDISPERIFQIAAEKLEGAGAKVPKGSLFYHIPLESSDIKQNLQLRGYNGSRPSIWAMQGFPMMTSANFEEVLSMLSSLAMEGSFFLGELPTFLSDAETDIKSNTKPWLDKLFMSNGFRVEMINHKGVSESSKEEFASAHYSNKLFVAEQLRLSDDQMEAWRRQFQRVEDEGDEEGFEEL is encoded by the exons ATGGCTTTTTTACATGTACCTGCCATTGTTGATTGTGTTAACATGAACATGAACTTTCACCTTATGCCACTGAGATGCAACTCCAAGAGAACATTCTGTGTTTCTGCAGTGAATCTCAACAATGACAGCATTAACAATAATGACCCTTTATTCCTTTCAGCAACCACCTCTGCTTTTCTTCGTTCTCAGGAAACTCTAAGGCCAG ACCCTTTATTTGTGGACCAATATGCTTCATGTCTTGTCCCTCAAAATTTTCACAAGGAAAAGGTGCAGGATTTGAACCCCTATTGCCTTGCAACTAAGTTCATTGATGATAAATTGCTTCATACAGTGAATCTTATTGATGGAGTTAAGCAG GTTGTTTTGTTAACTGATGGCATGGATACGCGGCCGTACAGACTTCGGTGGCCTGCTTCAACCATAATATTCGACATATCACCGGAAAGGATATTTCAAATAGCAGCTGAGAAGCTTGAAG GTGCTGGGGCTAAGGTTCCCAAAGGTAGCTTATTCTATCATATTCCTTTGGAATCATCTGACATAAAGCAAAATTTGCAACTTAGAGGATATAATGGTAGTAGGCCAAGTATATGGGCAATGCAG GGGTTTCCTATGATGACATCGGCAAATTTTGAAGAAGTTTTGTCAATGTTAAGCAGTTTGGCCATGGAGGGAAGCTTTTTTCTGGGAGAGTTGCCTACATTTTTATCTGATGCAGAAACAGATATCAAG TCCAACACAAAGCCATGGCTGGATAAACTATTCATGAGCAACGGCTTTCGTGTCGAAATGATTAATCATAAAGGAGTTTCTGAAAGTTCAAAAGAAGAATTTGCTTCAGCACATTACAGTAACAAGCTGTTTGTTGCTGAACAACTGCGACTTTCAGATGATCAG ATGGAAGCATGGAGAAGGCAATTCCAAAGGGTAGAGGATGAAGGGGATGAAGAAGGCTTTGAAGAGTTATAG
- the LOC130962133 gene encoding gamma-tubulin complex component 4 homolog isoform X2 yields MHAKLRLLWHAHQVMYNQLASWMVYGILQDQHGEFFIRRQEDREVENSSSNSDISDKLARMSANDASLSDWHLGFHPYWDMLPEYIPMHVAESILFAGKAVRVLRNPSPSFQSGDAVYPQIPKSFQKIHGLAGRFHFQREPLINSGMGEDLLPQNESDKIEAMLLDLKESSEFHKRSFECAVDSIQAIAASRLWQLVVVRADLNGHLKALKDYFLLAKGDFFQCFLEESRQLMRLPPRQSTAEADLMVPFQLAALKTIGEEDKYFSKVSLRMPSYGITVRPSSLDVSRANTSADGSSGASSEMSLDGWDGLALEYSVDWPLHLFFTQEVLSKYLRVFQYLLRLKRTQMELEKLWASVMHQYHRDFAKRKKDRAKSPTAQQKSQRSRPMWRVREHMAFLIRNLQFYIQVDVIESQWNILQTHIQDSHDFTELVGFHQEYLLALISQTFLDIGSVSRILDSIMKLCLQFCWNLENQDHCSNTVELEHIAEEFNKKSNSLYTILRSSRLAGSQRAPFLRRFLLRLNLNSFFEATARGVLNVVRPRPSLPVLNQQ; encoded by the exons GCAAGAAGATAGAGAGGTAGAGAATAGCTCATCTAATTCAGACATCTCTGACAAGTTGGCACGCATGTCAGCTAATGATGCATCTCTATCTGATTGGCACTTGGGCTTTCATCCTTATTGG GATATGCTGCCAGAGTATATACCTATGCATGTTGCAGAATCAATTCTTTTTGCTGGTAAAGCTGTTAGGGTTCTACGGAATCCTAGTCCTTCCTTCCAGTCTGGGGATGCTGTGTATCCTCAAATACCAAAAAGCTTTCAGAAAATACATGGATTAGCAGGGCGTTTTCATTTTCAGAGGGAGCCCCTAATTAATTCAGGAATGGGAGAAGATTTACTTCCACAAAATGAGTCAGATAAGATTGAAGCAATGCTCCTCGACCTAAAG GAATCATCTGAATTTCATAAAAGATCATTTGAATGTGCTGTGGATTCTATTCAGGCTATTGCAGCCAGTCGTCTCTGGCAG CTTGTGGTTGTCCGAGCTGACTTGAATGGTCACTTGAAGGCCCTGAAAGACTATTTTCTTTTGGCAAAAGGAGATTTCTTCCAG TGTTTCCTTGAGGAAAGTCGCCAGCTAATGCGTTTGCCACCTCGGCAATCAACTGCTGAAGCTGATCTTATGGTGCCATTTCAGCTG GCTGCGTTAAAAACTATTGGTGAGGAAGACAAATATTTCTCTAAAGTATCCTTGCG GATGCCATCTTATGGGATCACTGTTAGACCTTCCTCATTGGATGTATCAAGGGCAAACACTTCAGCAGATGGAAGCTCTGGTGCTTCTTCAGAAATGTCACTTGATGGTTGGGATGGTCTTGCCCTTGAGTATTCTGTTGATTGGCCTTTGCATTTGTTCTTTACTCAAGAAGTCCTCTCTAA ATATCTTAGAGTTTTCCAATACTTACTGCGGCTCAAACGAACACAAATGGAGTTAGAGAAACTGTGGGCATCTGTAATGCATCAATATCACCGTGATTTTGCCAAACGCAAAAAGGATCGAGCTAAGAGCCCAACGGCACAGCAGAAATCTCAGCGATCTCGACCAATGTGGCGTGTTAGAGAACATATGGCATTCTTGATCAGAAATCTCCAATTTTATATTCAG GTGGATGTAATAGAGTCTCAATGGAATATCTTACAAACACATATCCAAGATTCTCATGACTTCACGGAACTTGTGGGGTTTCATCAAGA GTATCTATTAGCCTTAATTTCGCAAACGTTCTTGGACATTGGTTCTGTGTCAAGGATACTGGATAGCATCATGAAGCTCTGCCTACAATTCTGCTGGAATCTTGAAAACCAAGATCATTGTTCAAAtactgtggaactggaacacataGCTGAG GAATTCAACAAGAAATCAAATTCCTTGTACACTATACTGCGCAGCAGCAGGCTTGCTGGGAGTCAGCGGGCTCCATTCTTAAGACGTTTTCTCTTGCGGTTAAATCTGAATTCCTTCTTCGAG GCAACTGCAAGGGGAGTTCTGAATGTTGTCAGACCACGGCCGTCGCTTCCTGTTTTGAATCAACAGTAG